gcttttttttaatgctgggaTTAGAGGGAGGATACCGTTCTCTTTGCCTGTTCCCCAGGGATGGAAATATAATTTTCACGAAGAAAAGCTTGATCAGTGACGTCCAGGGTCTCTAATATTACATGCTTTCAGTTCAGGTATTTCAGGATAATTTCCATGTCTGCAGTCTGTGATTTTATGTCTACCAAGCAAATAATGTGAAATCCAGCACTCCAAGAAGCTTTTGGCTTTCTAATTTATGCCTGATGTTATTATTACTGACAAACAGAATTCTGGCTGATGTTTCCAGTAAGCTAATACTATCGTTGGGAGTTTAAAGGTTGAAGAACTGAGAGTTAGGAATAATTGATACCAAATAATTCAAGAATCTGACTATTTTTCAGGGAAAGAACTTTTATAAATAGCCTAACCTTGTGCCCCAGTTTGCCTGGAATACTCCTGGTTCATGCCTCTTGCCCCAGTGTAATCCTTAATAGAATACcctttcattctcaaaaatgaCTCAGGTTAAGCAACAAATTAGATGCTTGCTGTGTTCATAGACATGGAGATATGGTGCCCTTGAAGGCATAAGATGGAAGGAAGCTATAAAGAATGAACAGCCATGTGGGTACACCTCAGAATAGAGGAGAGAGGaacaagaatgagaaagaagaccAGGCCATCCGGTAGCAGGTTGGAACTTGCAGACTGTTTAGAGCAAGGTCATCTAATCTTAAATTTGTACTGTTGTGCTGCTGTGATCTAAACATGTATCTCTCCTCCCACAACCTGTATAATAAAGCTGTCTGCACCCATGAAGGCTTTATATGAGAGATAGTTCAGGAACTCAAGGAAAAGAAACTGTCTCCCATCTGAGTCCGTGAGATGCATGGGGCTGGTCATGTGGGGGAGAACAAAATGGTCCACCCAATGACAAGGCAGGAGTTCAGAGTGGAGGGTTACTGGGAAAAGCATAAACAACCCATTCCCTTTCCAGAATTCCAAGAGACTTTGAGGATATATGTGTTGGAGAAAGTGGGTACACAAGTATCCCACTCCACGTGAGATGACACTTCAGCCATTTCATTAGAATCTCAAAGAATGGGGCACTTTAGCTGAATTTTGATCTGAAGCCATCAATTTCATTGTGCAACTTTGTAAGAAAGATCCAAGAACCATATTTAATTACTGCAGGATGATACTAAGGATGTTGTTTGCTCAGTACTCTCTTTACTAGGACCCCCATGAAAACTTTCTTTTAGGTTTTGATACTGGGAACAGTTAGGTTAGCCTTGAGTAATTAATTGATTTGTGTTACGGACTCTGTTAGTCATGGAACTTATCTTGTTTCCCCTCTCTGTCTTGGCTGCTGGATTCAAATCTGGCTTTATCTACGGCCAACATAGTGCAGTAGATAACAACATGCAACTTGGGCTTGAACCTCACCCCTGGAAAATAAACATACCAAAAGGAAATATACATGCCATCAAACAAACTTCTCCAGGAAGTTTCAATTCCTTGTTTTCCATTTAGTATCATTTTCCATGTATAGTCATAATTCTTTACTTCCTATTAAAATGATACGGGGCTGAGTTCCCCCATGTGTATGTGGTTTTGGTAGAAATCCTGAAATTCTTCTATAAAGCATATATAGCAAAGAGACAGTGAATTCTGTCTGGACTGAAAACCTCATGGAGGAATGAAGTACTGAACATGGAATTGGCTGCTGTTAGAAGGATAAGGCACGTAACAGGTGAGGGTGGCcggtttgttcgtttgtttttgaAGCTAAAGTAAGGGTCTAGATGCTGAGAACAACTTTCCTCATTAGCTAAGGCTTGGACTATATATAAAAGATGGCGGGGATAACCTAGAAGGATAACTTGGGGTGTTacaataactatttatttatcATTGTAGCTGCAAAATTATCCTTCTAAGACTAAGCATAAATGGCTTTTGCCCAGTCGAATCGAACCTTGAGCCTACATgggctagtttttttttttttttttatttttgggacagagaaagacagagcatgaacgggggaggggcagagagagagggagacacagaatcggaaacaggctccaggctctgagccatcagcccagagcctgacgcggggctcgaactcacggaccgcgagatcgtgacctggctgaagtcggacgcttaaccgactgcgccacccaggcgcccccatgggctagtttttaaaagaaggctGGTGATGATATCCTTTACTCCTCTTATGGTTTCCCATCATGAAAACATCTGTCATTATGTTTGGCGAAGTGCCATTATTGCTTAGGAAGTCttaacagattaaaagaaaagcaggacTCCATAGTGCGAGAAACACaagctaaatattttattggattctaaaggagaagagcagagaatgTAAGTACTTTAGTAAAAATCCATTACTCGTCTGAAAGAACCAACTTTGGCATTCATGGCTCCCCAGTCAAGGTATCTCCTATACTCCCCGGGCCTCAGCAGGTACTGCCTTCCCCTGTAGCTGGGCATCTCATAAAGGACCCAGCAGCCATCCAGCACATTGACAGAGTGGATTTCATTGAGATGGAAGCGGTCCTGAACAGAGAGACAATCATCTGTGATCTCTGACATTTGTCCCCTGAAGTCCTCTCGCTCGTAGATCCTCATTCTGAAAGTGCCGGTGTGCTGGggtggcagaaaagaaaaagtaaatgaacacaAGTGGAGAGAAATGAAAGTGTTCTAGCTCCTGCACCTCCCTGGCCACACCTACCCAGAACTTGTTGGAGTCCAGGTTTGCTTCCAGAACAATCACGTTGCAGTGTTAAAGAGCcttgcccgccccccaccccatcacctaCCCAGGCATCTAGTGATTTATGGGTAATATGAGGAACAGAACTCAGCCACCCTTCACTGCCATCCACATCTCTGTCCCTAGCAACAAGATTTGTCCAAAATAAAATTGATCATGTTAGTGCTTGTTGTTAGAGAAGGTCCTTCTCAAAGGTGAAAAGTGTAAGTCATTGGAAAGAAAAGTCCCATTCGATACATTACTTTTGTTAAAGAGGAATCAACATTTAGctattttatgtacattatgGAACACAGGATTATTAATCTCTTGTAAAAAATAAGatgacacattttctttatctctgtgttcAATATCAACTTATCTGGTGTTTAAACTTCCTTTCTGgtctcttcccttcctgtctttATTTCCCTCAGCAACAAGAACCATCTCCATTAAGCTCTGCTTGGATGACACTACTACCCGTGCCTCCCACACTCCAACACATTCCTctaagaactgtgaaatcactcTCTAAGAAATATTGAACTCAAACTTTGATTTTGGATTTGGCCTTTCCTTTAATTTATACCTCTAAGTAAACTAATAGGTAGTGACCATGGTGTCAGAATAAAAAATAGAGGACAGGAAGATAATTAAATAGGAAAGTGAGCCAAAGCAAGCAAACATATATTTATCAGGTAAGCAGACccggagcccctgggtggctcattgggttaagcgtcgggctcttgatttcagctcaggccatgatctcatggtttgtgggtttgagccctacatcgggctctgtgttgacatgtggagcctgtttgggattgattctctctctcttcctctctctctgttcttcccccgcttgtgttctctctctctctctctctctcaaaataaataaatgaacttaaaaaaaattaagccgaCCCAGATTGTATCTATCTGAGTTTTGATATATTATTTCTGAGTAGATACAGTTCAGAATGATGACATTAAGttatatcttggggcgcctgggtggctcagtcggttaggcatccaactttggctcaggtcatgatctcacagtcatgagttcaagccccatgtcgggttctgtgctgacagctcagagcctggagcctgctttggattctgtgtctccctctctctctgcccctcccccacccattctctctctctctctctctctctctctctctctctctcaaaaataaacattaaaaaaaaagaggttatatCTTACACAGATGGcaacttgttttctatttgtcctgcTTTTTCCTAATTAGACTttggccttttaattttttattccatttaaaatataaaaatctgggACCATGTGAGTAAAAAAGCACACACCATAGGGTTCATGAAGACCGACTTCCCATCTGAGACAGCCTTTTAGAACAGACCACATGCGGTAGCCTCACTCCCACCTTCTGCCGTGTAGTTGGAATGATTTGGTTGAAGAATGGTATTTGTTCATGGCTTTCACTTCCAAAGCGaccagagacaaagacagagccaCACTCACCTGGGGGATGAGGCGGCAGGAGCGGACCGAGTCGCTGAGGCCCATCCACTGCTGGTAGTCCGGGTAGTCCCCGCGCCGCAGAAAGTACTGGTGGCCCTGGTAGTTGGGGCGCTCGTAGAGCATCCAGCAGCCGCTGTCCACGCGGATGGAGTTGCAGCGGCTGAAATAGGGCTGCAGGTTGGGGCAGTCGCTGCTGCACTCGTAGCAGCGGCCCTGGAAGCCCCGGTCCTCGTAGAAGGTGATCTGCAAAATGGAAGGTGCGGGAGCGTGAGGCCATGTGCCCCCGCTGAGGATGCAGCGCCAGGGCAAACCCCCGGCATCAGGGACCCAGCACTTACCTTTCCCATTTTGGAGAGAGCGGTCAGGAGGTGTTCGCTGGGTGCTGTGTGGGCCGAGGGGGAGTGCCGCTGTATATATAGCAGCCCTGACTGCTGCCTCCGCAGGAAATCACACAAAAGGGGCCCATTTCGGTGAGTAAGGGGATTTGCAAGctccccgctccccctccccctggtcATTGGGGTTAGCTGAATGgttctctcattctttctggtAGGTTCGGGTTGTTCTCATTCACTAAAGCTGTTGTTGCCACCAAAATGAAAAGAGTCTTTACTCTTTTAGTTGAGCAAAAGGATGAGCGAAATTCTATCCCCCGTGCTTTGATTTTGTCGCCTAATCTGCTTCATTGACTCCTCAAAGGTAATTAAACTAAGTAATGTATTCTGCTCGGGGactggtgttattttttttaaaacgtatTAAAAAGCAGAATGTAAATAATGAGGAATCTTAAGGAAGAGGAAACCAAGTGAAGCAATCtgtgaaagtgctttaaaaagcACAAAGCTTAGTTCGGGTTCAAGACTCTGTGGTCATCATTGTTTGTATTTTGGGGTCTATCTGGAGTAAAGTCGATACTTGACTGGAAATTCATAGGTTCTTGGGGGCTGGGAATTCTCTCTTGTTTCCTTGTGCCCCGGGCCCTAGAGCAGAGGGTTGGCACATAGTGGGCCCTCAATACCTGGCTTTGACCTGAGAGAAAGCAGATAGTTATGACTTTCCTTCACTTGCTGAGGACTCCTCGAGAGCCTAAATCCTTCCTTCTGCCGGTGGCTGCCTGGAGTACTGCTGTTCTTTGGCATTGTATTCCCTACCTCCTTCAATGTCCTAATCTTGGTATCCTTGGCCTCCTTCAACGTCTTAagatctttcttctctctcccccatctcggACGCTTGCTCACTTGGTAAGGGTGGTTTGAGCTACTGTAAGGAGTAATGTAGAAGCTCTCAAAATACCAACGACCTACTTCCTCAGACTTTTGAGATGTGGATGGCACCCAAGCCAGATGGCAGCCTTTGGATCGTATGGATCTCACAGTGTGGTATGGGACCCCTGAGGCCCCTGGGACACTTTCAGGAAGTTCAGAAGGTCAAAACAGTTTTCCCAACAATACCAAGATGTTATTGACCTTTTTTCACCCAGTGGAGTTTATGTCCAGAGGCTATATTAGTTGAAgagatttgtaaaaatgtctaaTAATGCCAATCCTTTCcctaaatgtttttgttttggaaaatacagttattAGTCATAAAAACGTGTTATTTATGTTGACATGTAATA
This Lynx canadensis isolate LIC74 chromosome C1, mLynCan4.pri.v2, whole genome shotgun sequence DNA region includes the following protein-coding sequences:
- the LOC115521282 gene encoding gamma-crystallin B isoform X2 gives rise to the protein MGKITFYEDRGFQGRCYECSSDCPNLQPYFSRCNSIRVDSGCWMLYERPNYQGHQYFLRRGDYPDYQQWMGLSDSVRSCRLIPQHTGTFRMRIYEREDFRGQMSEITDDCLSVQDRFHLNEIHSVNVLDGCWVLYEMPSYRGRQYLLRPGEYRRYLDWGAMNAKVGSFRRVMDFY
- the LOC115521282 gene encoding gamma-crystallin B isoform X1, producing the protein MGKITFYEDRGFQGRCYECSSDCPNLQPYFSRCNSIRVDSGCWMLYERPNYQGHQYFLRRGDYPDYQQWMGLSDSVRSCRLIPQVSHTGTFRMRIYEREDFRGQMSEITDDCLSVQDRFHLNEIHSVNVLDGCWVLYEMPSYRGRQYLLRPGEYRRYLDWGAMNAKVGSFRRVMDFY